In Limnohabitans sp. INBF002, one genomic interval encodes:
- a CDS encoding type II secretion system F family protein: MTRQLATLLHAGVPLLQSFDMLGKGLAPSDLQTLIRDVHTQIEGGIALNQAFRKHQVFDAFYCNLVAAGEMSGTLDVVLDRLAHHLEKTQALQATVRSALVYPAAILVIALTVLALILVFVVPAFQNIFASFGAELPWLTRMVIALSETFQRYGLACAALGIAAAWWARHQIRHRVAWQARLDRFLLRIPIAGQLIRHACTARWTRTLATLFTAGVPLTEALDVVQGVTGNAVFQAATRSIQAQLMRGTSLSKALDSTEALFPPMVGQMCAIGEESGALDHMLAKTADYYERDVDSTVARLSTLMEPFIMVVLGVLIGGLVMALYLPIFQLGQVV; encoded by the coding sequence ATGACCCGCCAGTTGGCCACGCTGCTGCACGCAGGCGTGCCGCTGCTTCAATCCTTTGACATGCTCGGCAAAGGTCTCGCCCCCTCCGACCTTCAAACTCTCATTCGCGATGTGCACACCCAAATTGAAGGAGGCATTGCACTCAACCAAGCTTTCAGAAAACACCAGGTGTTCGATGCGTTTTATTGCAATCTGGTCGCGGCTGGCGAAATGTCAGGCACGCTGGATGTTGTGCTCGATCGGTTGGCGCACCATCTTGAAAAAACGCAAGCGCTGCAGGCCACGGTCCGCTCAGCGTTGGTCTATCCCGCCGCAATTCTGGTGATTGCGCTCACGGTCCTCGCACTGATCTTGGTGTTTGTGGTGCCTGCTTTTCAAAACATCTTTGCCTCGTTCGGTGCCGAGTTGCCTTGGCTCACGCGGATGGTCATTGCGCTCAGTGAGACGTTTCAACGCTATGGCTTGGCCTGTGCGGCGTTAGGCATCGCCGCTGCGTGGTGGGCGCGCCACCAAATCAGGCACCGTGTGGCTTGGCAGGCACGCCTGGATCGTTTTTTGCTGCGCATCCCGATTGCTGGCCAACTCATACGCCATGCCTGCACCGCGCGCTGGACACGCACCTTGGCCACTCTATTTACAGCAGGCGTGCCACTGACTGAGGCCTTAGACGTGGTCCAGGGCGTGACAGGCAACGCGGTGTTTCAAGCTGCAACGCGGTCCATCCAAGCGCAGTTGATGCGAGGCACATCACTCTCGAAAGCACTGGACAGCACCGAGGCACTCTTTCCACCCATGGTCGGGCAAATGTGCGCCATTGGCGAAGAGTCTGGCGCACTCGATCACATGCTCGCCAAAACGGCCGACTACTACGAACGCGACGTCGACAGCACCGTGGCGAGACTGTCTACACTCATGGAACCCTTCATCATGGTGGTGCTGGGTGTCTTGATTGGCGGCTTGGTGATGGCTTTGTATCTTCCAATTTTTCAACTGGGGCAAGTGGTATGA